AAATTGCAAAGTGCAGGTGTGTCTACTATGTTCACCAGAATGCCAAGACGTTCGGCTTCTTCTGCGACTGCCTCGTTTACATGACGTTCGTTTGTGGCTGCAATTACTAAGAAAGCGCCCTTCAGGCTACCTGGCTGGTACTCTGCGGAAACATGCTCTATCTTTCCCTGCTCGGCGAGTTGTTTAAGGGCGGGGGTTAACTCTGGAGCAATAACTACAACGCGACCACCGAATTCAAGCAGAGACATGACCTTACGCTCGGCGACTGTCCCGCCGCCAACAACTATGCATTTTTTGTTCTGTAGGTCAAGGTTGATAGGATAGTACGCCATTGGACTACTGGTAGGTTGCGTGGTAGCCTTTAC
This sequence is a window from Armatimonadota bacterium. Protein-coding genes within it:
- a CDS encoding bifunctional precorrin-2 dehydrogenase/sirohydrochlorin ferrochelatase, with amino-acid sequence MAYYPINLDLQNKKCIVVGGGTVAERKVMSLLEFGGRVVVIAPELTPALKQLAEQGKIEHVSAEYQPGSLKGAFLVIAATNERHVNEAVAEEAERLGILVNIVDTPALCNFFVPAAVKRGDLIISVSTSGKSPALAKHIREKLEAEFGPEFGMLADLLGAIREKVKAKYSNQRDRNSAYERIINSNVLTLLAEGRSEEALEVAIKCI